The following coding sequences lie in one Xanthomonas hortorum pv. pelargonii genomic window:
- a CDS encoding tetratricopeptide repeat protein → MVGFVVAVVLLALLAFGVALRPLWRQTRGLATSVAVLLLAASAALYWLVGTPSAIEQPANRPATPRSLDEAIVQLRAALARNPDQAEGWVLLGRSLSSQQQFAQARDAFARAVALRPDEPDVLVAAAQSRMLADDSGRPDPQAMRLLEHALAVQPDHQRARWFLGVVQRQAGQPAKASETWTPLLAVVDASTRPGLLEQINAARQEASLAPIQAPAVPATNTTSGKRIQVRVTLDAEFAKRAGLPGDTSVFVIARAAETPMPVAVEKHALSELPLTITLDDGDSPMPTRTLASLDKVQVLARLSRSGNAMRQTDDVESAPVMVALPADAPVELVIGR, encoded by the coding sequence ATGGTTGGCTTCGTCGTTGCGGTGGTGTTACTGGCATTGCTGGCCTTTGGTGTGGCGCTGCGGCCGCTGTGGCGCCAGACACGCGGTCTGGCTACCAGCGTCGCGGTGTTGTTGCTGGCGGCGAGCGCGGCCTTGTATTGGCTGGTCGGCACGCCGAGCGCGATCGAACAGCCGGCCAATCGACCGGCCACACCACGCTCGCTGGACGAAGCCATCGTGCAACTGCGCGCGGCACTGGCGCGCAATCCCGATCAGGCCGAAGGCTGGGTATTGCTGGGCCGCTCGCTGTCCAGCCAACAGCAATTCGCGCAAGCGCGCGATGCATTTGCGCGCGCGGTTGCGTTGCGCCCGGATGAGCCGGACGTGCTGGTGGCTGCCGCGCAATCGCGCATGCTCGCCGACGACAGCGGGCGCCCCGACCCGCAGGCCATGCGCCTGCTCGAACATGCGTTGGCGGTGCAACCGGACCATCAACGCGCACGCTGGTTTCTCGGTGTGGTGCAGCGCCAGGCCGGTCAGCCGGCCAAGGCCAGCGAGACCTGGACGCCGTTGCTCGCTGTGGTCGATGCCTCTACCCGCCCCGGCCTGCTTGAACAGATCAACGCCGCACGCCAGGAAGCCAGCCTGGCGCCGATCCAGGCACCGGCTGTGCCTGCTACAAATACGACCAGTGGCAAACGCATCCAGGTGCGCGTGACGCTGGATGCCGAGTTCGCCAAACGCGCCGGCTTGCCCGGCGACACCAGCGTGTTCGTCATCGCACGTGCCGCAGAGACCCCGATGCCGGTAGCGGTGGAAAAACACGCGCTGAGCGAGCTGCCGTTGACCATCACCCTGGACGATGGCGACAGCCCGATGCCAACGCGCACGCTGGCGTCGCTGGACAAAGTGCAGGTGCTGGCACGGCTGTCGCGCAGCGGCAACGCAATGCGCCAGACCGACGATGTGGAAAGCGCGCCAGTGATGGTGGCACTGCCTGCCGATGCGCCAGTG
- a CDS encoding cytochrome c-type biogenesis protein produces the protein MMRAWLLTLLLLPWLALAQPVGDPAPLRYASAEEEARFHALTAELRCVQCQNQSLADSNAQIAQDLRREVLALMHEGRSDRQIRQFLVARYGEFVLYRPRVESRTWLLWFGPLLVLLLGGGAVVFVVRRRSVAAPALPADEQEW, from the coding sequence ATGATGCGCGCCTGGCTGCTGACGCTGCTGTTGTTGCCCTGGCTGGCCCTGGCCCAGCCGGTCGGCGACCCGGCGCCGCTGCGTTACGCATCGGCCGAAGAAGAAGCACGCTTCCACGCGTTGACCGCCGAATTACGTTGCGTGCAATGCCAGAACCAGTCGCTGGCCGATTCCAATGCGCAAATCGCCCAGGACCTGCGCCGCGAAGTGTTGGCGTTGATGCACGAAGGCCGCAGCGATAGGCAGATCCGCCAGTTTCTGGTCGCCCGTTACGGCGAGTTCGTGCTGTATCGCCCGCGGGTGGAATCGCGCACCTGGTTGCTGTGGTTCGGCCCGCTGCTGGTGTTGTTGCTGGGCGGTGGCGCGGTTGTGTTCGTGGTGCGCAGACGCAGCGTTGCTGCGCCCGCCTTGCCCGCCGATGAGCAGGAGTGGTGA
- a CDS encoding DsbE family thiol:disulfide interchange protein, whose product MVESRSPRLPTAVLVGAIVLLLALAALLVYAVVRSGQDDRDALPSALIGKPAPDFALPLLHDPSIVVHARELRGAPYIINVWGSWCPACREEHPVLSRFALTKRVRVIGYNWKDERTDALRWLEQLGNPYLLVVADKDGRTAIDFGIAAAPETFLVDGRGVVRWKYSGMLTQSIIDTQLIPALSKIERSPSAAPDLHTSR is encoded by the coding sequence ATGGTTGAGTCACGTTCACCCCGCCTGCCCACTGCGGTCCTGGTAGGCGCCATCGTGCTGCTGCTCGCGCTTGCAGCGCTGCTGGTCTACGCGGTGGTGCGTTCCGGTCAGGACGATCGCGATGCCCTGCCCTCGGCATTGATCGGCAAGCCTGCGCCGGATTTCGCGCTGCCGCTGCTGCACGACCCCAGCATCGTGGTGCATGCGCGCGAGCTGCGCGGCGCCCCCTACATCATCAACGTGTGGGGCAGCTGGTGCCCGGCCTGCCGCGAAGAACACCCGGTGCTGAGCCGCTTCGCACTGACCAAGCGCGTGCGCGTGATCGGCTACAACTGGAAGGACGAGCGCACCGATGCGCTGCGCTGGCTCGAACAACTGGGCAACCCGTATCTGCTGGTGGTCGCCGACAAAGACGGCCGTACCGCGATCGACTTCGGTATTGCCGCGGCGCCGGAAACCTTTCTGGTCGACGGGCGCGGCGTGGTGCGCTGGAAGTACAGCGGCATGCTCACCCAATCCATCATCGACACCCAGCTGATTCCGGCGCTGAGCAAGATCGAACGCTCGCCCAGCGCCGCACCGGATCTGCACACCAGCCGATGA
- a CDS encoding heme lyase CcmF/NrfE family subunit yields MLPELGTFLLILALLVALVQAALPLAGAQRGHSSWMAVARPAALVQLGLIAAAFALLMHAFLVQDFSVRYVAENSNSLLPVMYRYSAVWGAHEGSLLLWTLVLALWTGAVALWSRQLPAHVIARVLGVMALVSIGFLAFLLFTSNPFARLFPVPLEGADLNPLLQDPGLIIHPPMLYCGYVGFAVPFAFAIAALLEGRMDARWLRWTRPWTNVAWSMLTVGIALGSWWAYYELGWGGWWFWDPVENASFMPWLVGTALLHSQAVTEKRGNFASWTLLLAIAAFSLSLLGTFLVRSGVLTSVHSFAADPSRGLFILVFLLAVVGGSLVLYAIRAPRLSMVDDPRRAFAGSSRETLLLLNNLLLTCACAMVLLGTLYPLLADALGLGKLSVGPPYFGTLFLVLMAPLVALLPFGPLTRWQREQASRPLAMLAPWAGLAVAAGVLAWFAAPQGQLKAAIGVAGAVWVLLGTLRFLWTRRAAKGRKFTAEMLGMVLAHLGVAVFLAGALLVESLSLQREVALAPGEQMQIGRYALHFDHVEELRGPNYVSDRANLQVFKDDAPVGMLHAEKRRYASGGQTLTEAAIRPGPFGDLYVALGEPLGNQAWAVRVHLKPFVRWIWLGALLMALGGLVTAADRRFRRSSEIQDG; encoded by the coding sequence ATGCTGCCTGAGCTCGGCACCTTCCTGCTGATTCTGGCGTTGCTGGTGGCGTTGGTGCAGGCCGCGCTGCCGCTGGCCGGCGCGCAGCGCGGGCACAGCAGCTGGATGGCGGTCGCGCGGCCGGCCGCGCTGGTGCAATTGGGCCTGATCGCCGCAGCATTCGCGCTGCTGATGCATGCCTTCCTGGTGCAGGACTTTTCGGTGCGCTACGTCGCTGAGAATTCCAACAGTTTGTTGCCGGTGATGTATCGCTACTCGGCAGTGTGGGGCGCGCACGAAGGATCGCTGCTGCTGTGGACGCTGGTGCTGGCGCTGTGGACCGGCGCGGTGGCGCTGTGGTCGCGGCAGCTACCCGCGCATGTCATTGCCCGCGTGCTCGGGGTGATGGCGCTGGTGAGTATTGGGTTCCTGGCGTTCTTGCTGTTCACCTCCAATCCGTTTGCGCGGTTGTTTCCGGTACCGCTGGAAGGAGCCGACCTCAATCCGTTGCTCCAGGACCCAGGCCTGATCATCCATCCGCCGATGCTGTATTGCGGCTACGTCGGCTTTGCGGTGCCGTTCGCCTTCGCCATCGCCGCGCTGCTGGAAGGCCGGATGGATGCACGCTGGCTGCGCTGGACGCGGCCGTGGACCAATGTGGCCTGGTCGATGCTCACCGTCGGCATCGCGCTGGGCAGCTGGTGGGCGTATTACGAATTGGGCTGGGGTGGCTGGTGGTTCTGGGACCCGGTGGAAAACGCCAGTTTCATGCCGTGGCTGGTGGGCACTGCGTTGCTGCATTCGCAGGCGGTGACCGAAAAGCGCGGCAACTTCGCCAGCTGGACGTTATTGCTGGCGATCGCTGCATTTTCATTGTCGCTATTGGGTACGTTTTTGGTGCGCTCGGGCGTGCTGACCAGCGTGCATTCGTTCGCGGCCGATCCCTCGCGCGGGCTGTTTATTCTGGTGTTCCTGCTGGCGGTGGTCGGTGGCTCACTGGTGCTGTATGCGATTCGCGCGCCGCGCTTGTCGATGGTGGACGATCCGCGCCGCGCGTTTGCCGGCAGCTCGCGCGAAACCTTGTTGCTGTTGAATAACCTGCTGCTCACCTGCGCCTGCGCGATGGTGCTGCTAGGCACGCTGTATCCGCTGCTGGCCGACGCCTTGGGCTTGGGCAAGTTGTCGGTGGGCCCGCCCTACTTCGGCACGCTGTTTTTGGTGTTGATGGCGCCGCTGGTGGCGCTGCTGCCGTTCGGCCCGCTGACCCGCTGGCAGCGCGAACAGGCCTCGCGCCCGTTGGCGATGCTGGCGCCCTGGGCGGGCCTGGCGGTTGCCGCAGGCGTGCTGGCATGGTTCGCCGCCCCGCAGGGTCAGCTGAAAGCGGCGATCGGTGTGGCCGGCGCGGTGTGGGTGCTGTTGGGCACGTTGCGCTTCCTGTGGACGCGGCGCGCGGCCAAGGGACGGAAATTCACCGCCGAAATGCTCGGCATGGTGCTGGCGCATCTGGGCGTGGCGGTGTTCCTGGCCGGTGCGCTGCTGGTGGAATCGCTGAGCCTGCAACGCGAGGTCGCGTTGGCGCCCGGTGAGCAGATGCAGATCGGCCGCTACGCGCTGCACTTCGATCACGTCGAAGAATTGCGCGGCCCCAATTACGTCTCCGATCGTGCCAACCTGCAGGTGTTCAAGGACGATGCGCCGGTGGGCATGCTGCATGCGGAAAAACGCCGCTACGCCAGCGGCGGGCAGACCTTGACCGAGGCGGCGATCCGCCCCGGTCCATTCGGCGATCTGTATGTCGCCCTTGGCGAACCGCTGGGCAATCAGGCCTGGGCGGTGCGCGTCCACCTCAAACCGTTCGTCCGCTGGATCTGGCTCGGAGCGCTGCTGATGGCGCTCGGTGGCCTGGTCACCGCGGCCGACCGGCGTTTTCGTCGTTCTTCGGAGATCCAAGATGGTTGA
- the ccmE gene encoding cytochrome c maturation protein CcmE, which yields MNPQRRRRMWLVIALVLAGGLATTLVAMALQRNVAYLYTPSEVLRGDAGDHARFRLGGMVEKGSFKRASGSLEAQFRVTDGDAQLQVRYDRILPDLFREGQAVVATGRMQQGVFVAEDILAKHDETYMPKEVADKMGSAHRKHDVPAAADQAGGLR from the coding sequence GTGAACCCGCAACGGCGCCGCCGGATGTGGCTGGTGATCGCGCTGGTGCTGGCCGGCGGGCTGGCGACCACGCTGGTGGCGATGGCACTGCAGCGCAATGTGGCCTATCTGTACACACCGTCGGAAGTACTGCGTGGCGACGCTGGCGACCATGCGCGTTTCCGGCTCGGCGGCATGGTGGAAAAAGGCTCGTTCAAACGCGCGTCCGGCTCGCTGGAAGCGCAGTTCCGCGTCACCGATGGCGATGCGCAGTTACAGGTGCGCTACGACCGCATCCTGCCGGACCTGTTTCGCGAGGGGCAGGCGGTGGTGGCGACCGGTCGCATGCAGCAAGGCGTATTCGTGGCCGAAGATATCCTGGCCAAGCACGACGAGACCTATATGCCGAAGGAAGTCGCCGACAAGATGGGCAGCGCGCATCGCAAGCACGATGTGCCGGCGGCGGCGGACCAGGCTGGAGGGCTGCGTTGA
- a CDS encoding heme exporter protein CcmD, with translation MSYLPYVIAAYAVFVLVLLWDLIAGRWQVRRALKIAQARRLRERKRAAVPTDAELIR, from the coding sequence ATGAGCTACCTGCCCTACGTCATCGCCGCCTACGCGGTGTTCGTGCTGGTACTGCTGTGGGACCTGATCGCCGGCCGCTGGCAGGTGCGCCGCGCCTTGAAGATTGCGCAGGCGCGGCGCCTGCGCGAGCGCAAGCGCGCGGCGGTGCCCACCGATGCGGAGCTGATCCGGTGA
- the ccmC gene encoding heme ABC transporter permease CcmC — MNVVVHWFHQLASPPIFDRFTARWAPWCYALAAVLLGLGIWQALFAVPADYQQGDSFRILYIHVPSAWMSLFVFGLMAVYAAIALIWRIKICEILAMACAPIGAAFTVITLLTGSIWGKPMWGAWWDWDPRLTTELILLFLYLGVIGLYHAIDDRRQAARAAALLAIVGVALLPVIRYSVVWWNSLHQGQSIRLLGPSTIDASMLLPLWLMVIGTKFWFAGSLLTRARADNLRREAGKAWIVRDAPEGAA, encoded by the coding sequence ATGAACGTCGTCGTCCACTGGTTCCACCAACTCGCCTCACCCCCGATCTTTGACCGTTTTACTGCGCGCTGGGCGCCGTGGTGCTATGCGCTGGCCGCGGTGCTGCTTGGCTTGGGCATCTGGCAGGCCTTGTTCGCGGTGCCGGCCGATTACCAGCAAGGCGACAGCTTCCGCATTCTCTACATCCATGTGCCCAGCGCGTGGATGAGCCTGTTCGTGTTCGGCTTGATGGCGGTGTATGCGGCGATTGCGCTGATCTGGCGTATCAAGATCTGCGAAATTCTGGCGATGGCGTGCGCGCCGATCGGCGCTGCGTTCACCGTGATCACCTTGCTAACGGGAAGCATCTGGGGCAAGCCGATGTGGGGCGCCTGGTGGGATTGGGACCCGCGCCTGACCACCGAATTGATCCTGTTGTTTCTGTATCTGGGCGTGATCGGCCTGTATCACGCCATCGACGATCGACGTCAGGCCGCGCGCGCGGCCGCGTTGCTGGCGATTGTCGGCGTGGCGCTGCTGCCGGTGATCCGCTATTCGGTGGTGTGGTGGAACTCGCTGCATCAAGGCCAGAGCATTCGCCTGCTTGGCCCCTCGACCATCGATGCGAGCATGTTGCTGCCGCTGTGGCTGATGGTGATCGGCACCAAGTTCTGGTTCGCCGGTTCGCTGCTGACGCGCGCGCGCGCCGACAACCTGCGCCGCGAGGCCGGCAAGGCCTGGATCGTGCGCGATGCCCCGGAGGGCGCGGCATGA
- the ccmB gene encoding heme exporter protein CcmB has translation MSLHSPQPSLWQAARALLSRDLQLLWRRRSDALQPALFALLIVVLFALGLGGRPDLLAQAAPAVLWLSVLLAGLLSLDALFRSDVEDGSMEQWLLAPVPLAWLIAVRVLLHWATSALPLIAVTPLLGELLHLPHDQLPVLLASLALGTPLLSLLGAVVAALTVTMKRSGILVALLALPLYVPVLVFGAGSVAASGQGQDAVGALLLLGAGLVIGVVLAPLAAAAAIRISLS, from the coding sequence ATGAGCCTGCATTCGCCACAACCCTCGCTATGGCAGGCCGCGCGCGCCTTGCTAAGCCGCGATCTGCAATTGCTGTGGCGCCGTCGCAGCGATGCGCTGCAGCCGGCCCTGTTCGCCCTGCTGATCGTGGTGTTGTTCGCGCTGGGCCTGGGCGGACGCCCGGACCTGCTGGCGCAGGCCGCGCCGGCAGTGCTGTGGTTGTCGGTACTGCTGGCCGGCTTACTGTCGCTGGATGCGTTGTTCCGCAGCGATGTGGAAGACGGCTCGATGGAGCAATGGCTGCTGGCGCCGGTGCCGTTGGCGTGGCTGATCGCGGTACGCGTGCTGCTGCACTGGGCGACCAGCGCGTTGCCGCTGATTGCGGTGACGCCGCTGCTGGGCGAATTGCTGCACCTGCCACATGACCAACTCCCCGTGTTGCTGGCATCGTTGGCGCTGGGAACACCGCTTTTAAGTCTGCTCGGCGCCGTGGTTGCAGCGCTGACGGTGACGATGAAACGCTCTGGTATTCTCGTGGCGTTGTTGGCGTTGCCGTTGTATGTGCCGGTGCTGGTGTTCGGTGCCGGCAGTGTTGCGGCAAGTGGACAAGGACAGGATGCGGTGGGTGCGTTGTTGTTGTTGGGCGCCGGCTTGGTGATTGGCGTGGTCCTGGCACCGCTGGCTGCGGCTGCCGCGATCCGCATTTCGCTGAGCTGA
- the ccmA gene encoding heme ABC exporter ATP-binding protein CcmA, whose amino-acid sequence MIEPLHTAPPLLAARALAFSRNEEPVFGPLDFHVDAGEALLVQGDNGAGKTTLLRVLAGLLHVERGQILIDGKTARRGDRSRFMAYLGHLPGLKADLSTLENLHFLCGLHGRRAKQMPGSALAIVGLAGYEDALVRQLSAGQRKRLALARLWLSPAPLWLLDEPYANLDLDGITLVNRMISAHLRGGGAALVTTHGAYAAPPVRTRMLTLEAAA is encoded by the coding sequence ATGATCGAACCGCTGCACACTGCGCCACCGCTGCTGGCCGCGCGCGCTCTGGCCTTCAGCCGCAACGAGGAGCCGGTGTTCGGCCCGCTGGATTTCCATGTCGATGCCGGCGAAGCCTTGCTGGTGCAGGGCGACAACGGCGCCGGCAAGACCACGCTGTTGCGGGTGCTGGCCGGCTTGCTGCATGTGGAGCGTGGGCAGATCCTGATCGACGGCAAGACCGCGCGGCGCGGCGACCGCAGCCGCTTCATGGCCTATCTGGGCCACCTGCCGGGCCTGAAGGCCGACCTCAGCACGCTGGAGAACCTGCACTTTCTGTGCGGATTGCATGGCCGCCGCGCCAAGCAGATGCCCGGCAGTGCGCTGGCCATCGTCGGCCTGGCCGGTTACGAAGATGCACTGGTGCGGCAATTGTCGGCCGGCCAACGCAAGCGCTTGGCGCTGGCGCGGTTGTGGCTGTCGCCGGCCCCGCTGTGGCTGCTGGACGAGCCCTACGCCAACCTGGATCTGGACGGCATTACCCTGGTCAACCGGATGATCTCCGCGCATCTGCGCGGCGGTGGCGCGGCGCTGGTCACCACCCACGGCGCCTACGCGGCGCCGCCGGTGCGCACACGCATGCTCACGCTGGAGGCGGCGGCATGA
- a CDS encoding pyridoxal phosphate-dependent aminotransferase, translating to MPLTTKLPKVGTTIFTVMSQLAAEHGAVNLGQGFPDFAVPSRLVEELERAMRAGHNQYPPMTGVAALRQAIAGKAQRCYGAQVDADSEITVTSGATEAIFNAIHAVVRAGEEVIVLDPAYDCYEPAIDLAGARAVHVALDPQTFAVDWQALRAAITPKTRLLMINSPHNPSGAMLSAADMQTLTELLRGTEIFLLSDEVYEHIVFDGRRHESVLRWPELRERAFVISSFGKTYHCTGWKIGYAIAPPALSAEFRKVHQYNTFTSFGPAQHAFAAMIRDEPEHDEQLGAFYQAKRDRFREQLLTTRLKPLPVPGGYFQLVDYSAISDLPDTEFVKWLTVEKGVAAIPLSPFYETAPAGQRLARLCFAKNDATLDAAIERLQKL from the coding sequence ATGCCCCTCACGACCAAGCTGCCCAAGGTGGGCACCACCATCTTCACCGTCATGTCGCAGCTGGCGGCCGAGCACGGCGCGGTGAATCTGGGCCAGGGTTTTCCCGATTTCGCGGTGCCGTCGCGGCTGGTCGAAGAGCTCGAGCGCGCCATGCGCGCCGGCCACAACCAGTACCCACCGATGACCGGCGTGGCGGCCTTGCGCCAGGCCATCGCCGGCAAGGCGCAGCGCTGCTATGGCGCGCAGGTCGATGCCGACAGCGAGATCACCGTCACCAGCGGCGCCACCGAAGCGATCTTCAACGCCATCCACGCGGTGGTGCGCGCAGGCGAGGAGGTCATCGTGCTGGACCCGGCCTACGATTGCTACGAGCCGGCGATCGATCTGGCCGGCGCGCGCGCGGTACACGTGGCGCTGGATCCGCAGACCTTCGCGGTCGATTGGCAGGCGCTGCGCGCCGCAATCACGCCGAAGACGCGTCTGCTGATGATCAACTCGCCGCACAACCCGTCCGGAGCGATGCTGTCTGCCGCCGACATGCAGACGCTGACCGAACTGCTGCGCGGCACCGAGATCTTCCTGCTCTCTGACGAGGTCTACGAACACATCGTGTTCGACGGCCGCCGTCACGAGTCGGTGTTGCGTTGGCCGGAGTTGCGCGAGCGCGCATTCGTGATTTCCAGCTTCGGCAAGACCTATCACTGCACCGGCTGGAAGATCGGCTATGCCATCGCACCGCCCGCACTGAGCGCCGAGTTCCGCAAGGTGCACCAGTACAACACCTTCACCAGCTTCGGCCCGGCCCAGCACGCGTTTGCCGCAATGATCCGCGACGAACCCGAACACGACGAGCAACTTGGCGCCTTCTATCAAGCCAAGCGCGACCGTTTCCGCGAGCAGCTGCTGACCACACGTCTGAAACCACTGCCGGTGCCTGGCGGCTATTTCCAGCTGGTGGATTATTCGGCCATTAGCGATCTGCCCGACACCGAGTTCGTGAAGTGGCTGACGGTGGAGAAGGGCGTGGCGGCGATTCCGCTCTCGCCGTTCTATGAAACCGCGCCCGCTGGTCAGCGTCTGGCACGGCTGTGCTTTGCCAAGAACGATGCGACGCTGGATGCGGCGATCGAGCGCTTGCAGAAGCTCTGA
- a CDS encoding amidohydrolase yields MHDLRISLVQGDTRWHDPAGNRDYYGALLEPLAGQTDLVILPETFTSGFSNDAIFKAEGMDGPTVAWIRAQAAQLGAVVTGSVQVRTEQGVFNRLLWATPDGALQYYDKRHLFRFGNEHLRYAAGRDRLTVEWKGWRINPQVCYDLRFPVFCRNRYDVERPGQMDFDLQLFVANWPSARAYAWKTLLRARAIENLCFVAAVNRVGIDGNQLHYAGDSAVIDFLGQPQVEIRERPQVVTTTISASALAEHRARFPAMLDADTFGIRD; encoded by the coding sequence ATGCACGACCTCCGCATCTCGCTTGTCCAGGGCGACACCCGCTGGCACGACCCGGCCGGCAATCGCGACTATTACGGCGCGCTGCTGGAGCCGTTGGCCGGGCAGACCGATCTGGTGATCCTGCCGGAGACCTTTACCAGCGGGTTTTCCAACGATGCCATCTTCAAGGCGGAAGGCATGGACGGCCCCACGGTGGCGTGGATCCGCGCGCAGGCCGCGCAGCTGGGTGCAGTCGTCACCGGCAGCGTGCAGGTGCGCACCGAACAGGGCGTGTTCAACCGCCTGCTATGGGCTACCCCGGATGGCGCGCTGCAGTACTACGACAAACGCCATCTGTTCCGCTTCGGCAACGAGCATCTGCGCTATGCCGCCGGGCGCGATCGCCTGACGGTGGAATGGAAGGGCTGGCGGATCAATCCACAGGTCTGCTACGACCTGCGTTTTCCGGTGTTCTGTCGCAATCGCTACGATGTCGAGCGGCCGGGCCAGATGGATTTCGATCTGCAATTGTTCGTGGCCAACTGGCCGTCTGCGCGCGCCTATGCGTGGAAGACGCTGCTGCGCGCGCGTGCGATCGAGAACCTGTGCTTTGTGGCGGCGGTCAACCGCGTCGGCATCGATGGCAATCAGCTGCACTACGCCGGCGATAGCGCAGTGATCGATTTCCTGGGCCAGCCGCAGGTGGAAATTCGCGAGCGGCCGCAAGTGGTCACCACCACCATCAGTGCGTCGGCGCTGGCCGAGCATCGCGCGCGCTTTCCGGCGATGCTGGATGCGGATACTTTTGGGATTAGGGATTAG
- a CDS encoding glutaminyl-peptide cyclotransferase: MLRTAHLILLTALLLPSVAIAGEAIPTQRYTVVKTYPHDTGAFTEGLFYLDGYLYESTGELGRSSVRKVELHTGRVLQQATTPPPYFGEGIVAWRDTLIQLTWRNQQGFVYDLATLTPRTRFAYSGEGWALTSDASSLYMSDGSSTIRRLDPETLQQVGSIKVTASGRPLDNLNELEWVKGELLANVWLTTRIARIDPASGKVVGWIDLKALVPDDQTLTDPANDVLNGIAYDAKHDRLFVTGKHWPKLYEIRLAE, translated from the coding sequence ATGTTGCGTACCGCTCACCTCATCCTGCTGACCGCCCTGCTGTTGCCGTCTGTGGCCATTGCCGGCGAGGCCATTCCGACCCAGCGCTACACCGTGGTGAAGACCTATCCGCACGACACCGGCGCGTTCACCGAGGGCCTGTTCTATCTGGACGGGTATCTGTACGAAAGCACCGGGGAACTTGGCCGTTCCAGCGTACGCAAGGTCGAGCTGCACACCGGCCGCGTATTGCAGCAAGCCACGACACCGCCGCCCTACTTCGGCGAAGGCATCGTGGCCTGGCGCGACACGCTGATTCAACTGACCTGGCGCAATCAGCAGGGCTTTGTCTACGACCTGGCCACCCTCACGCCGCGTACGCGTTTTGCGTATTCCGGCGAGGGCTGGGCGCTGACCAGCGATGCCAGCAGCCTATACATGAGCGATGGCAGCTCCACCATCCGCCGCCTCGATCCGGAGACGCTGCAGCAGGTCGGCAGTATCAAGGTCACCGCCAGCGGCAGGCCACTGGACAACCTCAACGAGCTGGAATGGGTGAAGGGCGAGTTGTTGGCAAATGTCTGGCTGACCACGCGCATCGCACGCATCGACCCGGCCAGCGGCAAAGTGGTCGGCTGGATCGATCTGAAGGCACTGGTGCCGGATGACCAGACACTGACGGATCCGGCCAACGATGTGCTCAACGGCATCGCCTATGACGCCAAGCACGATCGCCTGTTCGTGACCGGCAAGCATTGGCCGAAGCTTTATGAAATTCGGCTGGCTGAGTAG